One Longimicrobium sp. genomic window, GACGTGACGCCCATTCCGCACAACGGCTGCCGGCCGCCCAAGAAGCGCCGCGTGTAAGACAGTGCCAAGTGCACAGTACCAAGTGCTTGGTACTCGGCACTTGGTACTTGGTACTATGCAGTTCCAGGCGTAAACCCTCGCGACCGTCGGGGGGACGAAGCCGCGAAACACACAACGGAAACGGTTACTGATCCATGGCCCGTTACACCGGACCCTCGTGCAGGCTTTGCCGCCGCGAGGGGCAGAAGCTGTTCCTGAAGGGCACCAAGTGCTTCACCGACAAGTGCCCCGTCGAGCGCCGTCCCTACGCCCCCGGCCAGCACGGCCAGTCGGGCGGCGGACGCCGCAAGAAGACCTCCGAGTACGCCCACCAGCTGCGTGAAAAGCAGAAGGTGAAGCGCATTTACGGGATGGCCGAGAAGCCGTTCCGCAACATGTTCGAGAAGGCCGCCCACCAGACGGGCATCACCGGCGAGAACCTGCTGGTGGCCCTGGAGAGCCGTCTGGACAACGTGGTGTACCGCATGGGCTTCGGCAGCACCCGCAAGGAGGCCCGGCAGCTC contains:
- the rpsD gene encoding 30S ribosomal protein S4, producing MARYTGPSCRLCRREGQKLFLKGTKCFTDKCPVERRPYAPGQHGQSGGGRRKKTSEYAHQLREKQKVKRIYGMAEKPFRNMFEKAAHQTGITGENLLVALESRLDNVVYRMGFGSTRKEARQLIRHGHVQVNGGKLDVPSAQVHPGDEVRIAPKSKDILPVQASLASKTKPSNVGWLAVDEGSRTGRMLTRPTRADIPLAVQEQLIVELYSK